One Gossypium raimondii isolate GPD5lz chromosome 3, ASM2569854v1, whole genome shotgun sequence genomic window carries:
- the LOC105793911 gene encoding uncharacterized protein LOC105793911 — MRFFLHTHPQLMAIPMRLQSFASAQKWEGGVSMVQGASRGIGLEFVKQMLEKNGKGHVIATCRNPTKATALLELKNQFAERLNVLPLDVTVERTIEESARSITERYGSLNLLINASGILSIPSVLQPETTLGKVQKSSMMLAYEVNAVGPILVIKHMWPLLKVGGLLGIDRDVAVVANISARVGSIGDNRLGGWHSYRSSKAALNQLTKTISVEFARKKDPIACILLHPGTVDTDLSRPFQRNVPAEKLFTKEFSVQKLLNIINNAKQRDNGKFFAWDGREIPW; from the exons ATGAGGTTTTTCCTTCACACCCACCCACAATTAATGGCGATTCCCATGAGACTCCAATCATTTGCTTCTGCTCAGAAATGGGAAGGTGGGGTTTCAATGGTTCAAGGAGCTTCTCGAGGAATTGGTCTCGAATTT GTTAAACAAATGCTGGAAAAGAATGGAAAAGGGCATGTTATTGCCACGTGTCGTAATCCTACTAAGGCAACAGCGCTTCTTGAATTAAAAAATCAGTTTGCTGAACGCCTTAATGTATTACCATTGGATGTGACTGTTGAAAGGACTATAGAG GAGTCAGCAAGGTCCATAACAGAAAGATATGGCTCTCTTAACCTTCTCATTAATGCATCAGGCATTCTTTCAATACCCAGTGTTCTGCAACCAG AAACTACACTGGGCAAAGTACAGAAGTCATCCATGATGCTTGCTTATGAGGTTAATGCTGTGGGTCCTATTTTAGTTATCAAG CATATGTGGCCTCTTCTGAAAGTTGGAGGACTGCTTGGCATTGACAGGGATGTTGCAGTTGTGGCAAACATAAGTGCCAGAGTCGGTTCCATTGGTGACAATCGTCTAGGGGGATGGCATAGTTATCGCTCTTCAAAGGCTGCACTTAATCAAT TGACGAAAACTATTTCGGTTGAATTTGCAAGGAAGAAAGACCCAATTGCATGCATTCTTTTGCACCCAGGCACGGTGGATACCGATCTATCGAGGCCATTCCAAAGAAATGTTCCCGCGGAAAAGCTTTTCACCAAAGAGTTCTCCGTGCAAAAGCTCTTAAACATTATTAACAACGCAAAACAACGGGATAATGGTAAGTTTTTTGCGTGGGATGGTCGGGAAATTCCTTGGTGA